A single window of Sphingobium sp. SCG-1 DNA harbors:
- a CDS encoding HEPN domain-containing protein, translating to MKTSLDHLPEGKQRELAYVVETVRAGFARATAQRTQPRFRNGALLKIILFGSYARGDWVEDPVGRYFSDYDLLVVVNHDDLTDIAEFWEKTEAQFLADVSAGTVLRTPVSLIYHSLDDVNDKLRLGRYFFMDILRDGISLFEEPDHPFVEPQPLSPEQALQETQEYYDEWFESARRRLEIATEDLAKGYLNEAAFDFHQATERFYHCLFLVRTLYSPKTHNLNRLRDLAEELEPSLKAVWPRDSRFEKRCYSLLRDAYIKARYSSAYRITAEELDWIAQRVALLQSLVREACELRIETLAKAA from the coding sequence ATGAAGACTAGCCTCGATCATCTGCCCGAAGGCAAGCAGCGCGAACTGGCCTATGTGGTCGAGACCGTGCGCGCAGGCTTTGCGCGCGCGACCGCGCAGCGCACCCAGCCGCGCTTCCGCAATGGCGCGCTGCTCAAGATCATCCTGTTCGGCTCTTATGCACGCGGAGATTGGGTCGAAGACCCGGTCGGGCGCTATTTTTCCGATTACGATCTGCTGGTCGTCGTCAATCACGACGATCTCACCGACATCGCCGAGTTCTGGGAGAAGACCGAGGCGCAGTTCCTCGCTGACGTGTCGGCAGGCACGGTCCTGCGCACGCCGGTCAGCCTGATCTATCACAGCCTTGACGATGTGAACGACAAGCTGCGGCTCGGGCGCTACTTCTTTATGGACATACTGCGCGACGGGATTAGCCTGTTTGAGGAGCCTGACCACCCCTTTGTCGAGCCTCAACCGCTGTCGCCCGAACAGGCGCTTCAAGAAACGCAGGAGTACTACGACGAGTGGTTCGAGAGCGCGCGCAGACGTTTGGAAATCGCTACCGAGGATCTTGCAAAAGGTTATCTCAATGAAGCGGCCTTTGATTTTCATCAAGCTACTGAACGCTTCTATCACTGCCTCTTTCTGGTCCGCACTTTGTATTCTCCCAAGACCCATAATCTGAACCGGCTGCGCGATCTGGCGGAGGAACTGGAACCGTCGCTCAAAGCCGTCTGGCCGCGTGATAGCCGCTTCGAAAAGCGCTGCTATTCGCTGCTACGTGATGCCTATATCAAGGCCCGCTACTCAAGCGCCTATCGCATCACCGCAGAGGAGCTGGATTGGATCGCGCAGCGCGTCGCGCTGCTGCAAAGCCTAGTCCGTGAGGCGTGCGAGCTTCGTATCGAGACGCTTGCCAAGGCGGCGTAA